From the genome of Mucilaginibacter paludis DSM 18603:
ACACCGTACTGCTGGCTGAGGCTCTTACTGATGTTCTCCAGCGTTTCCATCCGGAAATTAAGCACATTTTGCTGCCAGCTGCCGATATCCGCAACCAGTAAATTGCTTTTCGCATAGCGTTTACTGGCGCTGTTATAAGCCAGCTGCTCACCAGGTATCAGCATATACACTTTTTTATTTTTATCGCTGCTGCCCCATACACCAACTTTACCCGTCGCTACCGCCACCTCTGTATTTGTTTCGCCGGGATAGGCATGAATGTTATAAGAGGTTCCGAGCACCTGTACCCGGACCTGGCGGGTATGAACAATAAAAGGATGCCGGGGATCATGTACAACGGTAAAAAAGGCTTCGCCGCTTAGTTTGATTTCACGGATATTGCTACTGAACGTTTCAGGGTAAGTGATGGTTGACCCGCTATTGAGGGAGATCACCGAACCGTCTGGCAGGGTAACCTGTTTTTTAATACCGGGCGCGGTGCTAACCTGAAGCCATACGATGGGTTGTGCGCCATGATGGGCAGCTTTGAAAATCAGCAAACCTGCCGAGGCAACCAGCAATAAAGCAGCGGCTATTTTTAAAATAGGTAGCCATAGCATCCTGATCCGGGCCGGCTTTTGATGCTTAGCTACCCAATTAATGGCGCGTGTAGTTGCTTCTCCGGCGGCACGTTTAATTTCATCATCTCCGGGCAGCGGATAGCCCTCCGTTTCAAAGCTATCGTACCAGTCTCTGATCTGTTTAAACTCTTCCGGTGTGCAAAGGCCGGCCTCATACTTTTCGGCCAGTGCTTTCAGCTGATTGTCCTGTGTTCTCATTCACCAGTATAATCAAGCAAAACGGCCTTTTATACTATTAAATAATCAACACCAGTTCGTTAAGTTTATGTAAAGAAAATCCAAAGCTACAGATCGCCAAACCAGCAGGCAGATGCCAGGGCCAGCACAAAGGCGAGGTTATCCTTTTTGAGGTAGGCCCGCAACGATTGCAGGGCAGTTGATAAATAATTCCTGACGGTTTGTTCGTTCAATCCAAGTTGTACCGCGATCTCCCGGACGGAAAGTCCCTCCTGCCGGCTTAAGCGGAACACCTCCTGTACGGCCTTGGGCATCTTCAGCAATTCATCTTCAAATTCCTGCCGTAGTTCGGCCGCCATCAGCGCGTCCTCAACCGGTGGATGAGCCGGTTCATCGAGTAAAGCCATAGCACTTTCAAACCCGGCTCTTTTCTTGCGGAAAAGGTACTCGTTCACGATGGCGTAATGAGCGGCACGTGTCAGGTATGGCGCAAAGGAATTTTCGATCACCAGGCTATTACGCCGGGTCCACAGGGTGATGTAGATGTTCTGGAGCATATCCTTGGTATCTTCTTCATCGCCTACTCTTTTATAGATCTGCCGGTAGAGTTGCTCCTCATAACGGCGCGCTACAATAGCGAAGGCCTGTCCATTGTCCTGCTGCAACAACAGCCATAATTCAGTATCTGATAAATGCTCCACCGCTGCTAAAATAGCTAAAGTAGATTAAACTGGTATTAAGTTAAGCTATAAAGCTATTGATACCCACATTTGTTGATAACAGTTCCCGGCAGTGCTTGCGTATCGTCAATTGCAGCGCGCCTTTCAGCCGGAAAGGAAATTAATCATCCGGGAAAATGAGCAGCCAGCATACGGAGCCCATCAATGCGACGAGAAGCCCCGAAATCAGCAAGCTGGGGTTGTGTTTGTGCTGTTGGTGATTTTTTTCGTTAGCTTGGGTCATGGACGAATGTAACGGATCAGCAATTGCCTAAGGTGCCTGTGCGTTTGATGGTCATGTTTTAAACAAAAAGGCAGGCTTTTCAGGGCGCTGCCTTTAACGGGGACATTGCTTATATTCTACAAACTTTTCACCCGTTTAGAATTTCTGTCTTAACAAATAGCTATTACAGTTCAACAGCAGGTATTGAGCTGTGGATGTTGTCGTCATCAATAGGATAAATCACGGAACGACCACCTGAGCCCACCTGTTCAAAAATGAAAAAATCATTTCCCGAGTTGAACGTAATAAACTGCCCTGTTGCCCGGTCCTTTATTTTGCCTAAATAAAAAATAGGAGAACTGTTATCCGAGGGTTGAGCCCAGGGTAAGGTAATGACCACCGGATACAATTTAACATTTTGAAAATCCGGTATCACAAGGCCTTGTTGTACAAATTCGCCGGTATTGGAATCATAGTAATACAAATAAAAATCATACGCCGGATAGGTTTTGTTGAAGTTTGAAAGGCCGTTTAGTAGCTGTAAAGCAATACTATCCTGTGAGACCGGCTTGCTGTTGACCCAGCCTGTAATACCTAAAGTTTTGTCATAAGCTACCCTGAAACTTCTCAACTCTCCTTTTTTTAAATTTAAAAC
Proteins encoded in this window:
- a CDS encoding RNA polymerase sigma factor, which produces MEHLSDTELWLLLQQDNGQAFAIVARRYEEQLYRQIYKRVGDEEDTKDMLQNIYITLWTRRNSLVIENSFAPYLTRAAHYAIVNEYLFRKKRAGFESAMALLDEPAHPPVEDALMAAELRQEFEDELLKMPKAVQEVFRLSRQEGLSVREIAVQLGLNEQTVRNYLSTALQSLRAYLKKDNLAFVLALASACWFGDL
- a CDS encoding FecR family protein, with translation MRTQDNQLKALAEKYEAGLCTPEEFKQIRDWYDSFETEGYPLPGDDEIKRAAGEATTRAINWVAKHQKPARIRMLWLPILKIAAALLLVASAGLLIFKAAHHGAQPIVWLQVSTAPGIKKQVTLPDGSVISLNSGSTITYPETFSSNIREIKLSGEAFFTVVHDPRHPFIVHTRQVRVQVLGTSYNIHAYPGETNTEVAVATGKVGVWGSSDKNKKVYMLIPGEQLAYNSASKRYAKSNLLVADIGSWQQNVLNFRMETLENISKSLSQQYGVTFTFKDRSLLNKRFQLKVKKESLANILKLLSISGGNFPYHISGKKVTIG